Proteins found in one Chloroflexota bacterium genomic segment:
- a CDS encoding helix-turn-helix domain-containing protein, whose product MMDDWITTQEASQISGYHPESIRALIRQRRIKGRKFLIVWQVSRSSLLAYLREQAKRGDKRGRKPLTN is encoded by the coding sequence ATGATGGACGATTGGATTACAACACAAGAAGCATCGCAGATTAGTGGCTATCACCCAGAAAGCATTCGGGCACTAATCCGGCAAAGAAGAATTAAAGGACGCAAATTCTTGATTGTGTGGCAAGTCAGTCGGTCAAGTCTTTTAGCATACCTTCGGGAACAAGCTAAGCGTGGTGACAAGCGCGGGCGCAAGCCATTGACAAATTGA
- a CDS encoding recombinase family protein: MKATIYARTAVRKQSAHDEGIQSQIEVCMKYANENGYQVTNICTDIGYSGMKLDRPGLDKIRELIARQSIDAVVVSDVARLTRSANDNACLEREFVDRGVRLYCVASNMRIMTAQAIRVHASRARKRT, translated from the coding sequence ATGAAAGCAACAATTTATGCCAGAACTGCGGTGAGAAAACAATCAGCTCATGATGAAGGCATCCAGTCGCAGATTGAGGTTTGCATGAAATACGCGAACGAAAATGGATACCAAGTAACGAATATCTGTACGGATATAGGATATTCAGGCATGAAACTGGATCGTCCAGGGTTAGATAAGATACGTGAATTGATTGCTCGCCAATCGATTGATGCGGTTGTGGTTTCAGATGTCGCACGCTTGACGCGTTCAGCAAATGACAACGCATGCCTCGAAAGAGAGTTTGTTGATCGTGGCGTCAGACTCTATTGTGTGGCAAGCAACATGCGAATCATGACTGCACAAGCAATTCGGGTTCACGCAAGCCGAGCTAGGAAGCGCACGTGA
- a CDS encoding recombinase family protein, with protein MMHKRAVLYARVSTDDQADKGYSLPSQIELCRKYAERLGFTIVAEFLEDHSGATPIAERPEGKKMAALIKSRQADAVVAYQVDRLSRDIVDLLATVRIWIRAGIEVHACDIGKIESELDIVLVIKGWQGSDERKKIIERTSRGRYTKAQKGKVVGNGKPPFGYRYEDGSLIIVESEAKIVILVFHWYVYGDGDNKPMTMWKIAVRLTEMGFPTPSLMYGRRVNRRRENHIWSLGTIRSILSNETYAGVWRYGKRIGFQGLGGKRAQDELVTVQVPALIDRGLFDAAEKRRSLNKLRAKRNSKREYLLSGHIRCTVCDYAMTGAHKSNGQGSRFYRCGRYRFTQLEKGVCKRKQVRADLLEEIAWNYILSLIENAKDFEAALRLAQKREQESFEPKREQLQTLMEQIAEDEQKATELADTLFQTSEGTVKKMLQEKIAEFERLHDERLKRRDELQSALTTQPLNDAEIAAALQFRADIIEGMKEPNFEDKRRVLDLLRVKVEYANDKVIVKCVIPIASQPIDITTSRND; from the coding sequence ATGATGCACAAAAGGGCAGTTTTATATGCGCGCGTATCAACGGATGATCAGGCTGACAAAGGTTATAGTTTGCCAAGCCAGATCGAATTATGTCGCAAGTATGCCGAGCGTCTTGGCTTTACGATTGTCGCAGAATTTCTGGAGGATCATAGCGGGGCGACGCCGATTGCTGAACGCCCCGAAGGAAAGAAAATGGCTGCGCTGATCAAATCTCGCCAGGCTGATGCGGTTGTGGCTTACCAGGTTGATCGGCTTTCCCGGGACATCGTTGATTTGCTTGCGACTGTGCGGATATGGATTCGCGCCGGCATCGAAGTCCATGCGTGCGATATTGGCAAGATCGAAAGCGAACTAGATATTGTCCTAGTGATCAAAGGGTGGCAGGGAAGCGATGAGCGCAAGAAAATCATTGAGCGAACCTCACGCGGACGATATACCAAGGCACAGAAAGGGAAGGTGGTTGGCAATGGGAAACCTCCCTTTGGGTATCGCTACGAGGATGGAAGCCTCATCATTGTCGAAAGTGAAGCTAAGATCGTGATCCTTGTTTTTCATTGGTATGTCTATGGAGATGGGGACAATAAACCAATGACGATGTGGAAGATTGCCGTTCGCTTAACGGAGATGGGATTTCCTACTCCATCTCTCATGTACGGGCGCAGGGTCAATCGGAGACGGGAGAATCATATTTGGAGTCTAGGCACGATTCGATCAATTCTCTCTAATGAAACGTACGCCGGGGTTTGGCGGTACGGTAAGCGCATCGGCTTTCAAGGGTTGGGGGGTAAACGGGCGCAGGACGAATTGGTTACAGTGCAAGTCCCCGCACTGATTGATCGGGGTCTCTTTGATGCGGCCGAGAAACGCAGAAGCCTCAATAAACTGCGGGCCAAACGAAACTCAAAGCGAGAGTATCTTCTCTCTGGTCATATCCGTTGTACGGTTTGTGATTACGCTATGACCGGGGCACATAAAAGCAACGGACAGGGCAGCCGTTTTTATCGATGTGGAAGGTATCGATTCACCCAATTGGAGAAAGGCGTGTGCAAACGAAAACAAGTTCGCGCAGATTTGTTGGAGGAGATAGCCTGGAACTACATTCTCTCTTTAATTGAAAACGCCAAGGACTTTGAGGCGGCTTTGCGTCTGGCGCAGAAAAGGGAACAAGAGTCGTTCGAGCCAAAACGCGAACAACTGCAGACCTTGATGGAGCAGATCGCTGAAGATGAACAGAAAGCAACCGAATTGGCTGATACTCTGTTCCAGACCTCCGAAGGCACAGTAAAGAAAATGCTGCAGGAGAAAATTGCAGAATTTGAACGATTACACGATGAGCGCCTCAAGAGACGAGACGAGCTTCAATCTGCTCTTACGACCCAGCCACTGAATGATGCGGAGATCGCGGCAGCCTTACAGTTCCGTGCGGATATAATCGAGGGAATGAAGGAACCAAATTTCGAGGATAAGCGACGAGTCCTGGATTTGTTGCGGGTAAAAGTCGAGTACGCCAACGACAAAGTGATAGTGAAATGCGTAATTCCGATTGCATCTCAACCTATTGATATTACAACTTCTCGAAATGATTGA
- a CDS encoding methyltransferase domain-containing protein codes for MDDLNKLIRQQFGAHANDYVTSQVHAQGQSLQRLLELTQPQRNWLVLDVSTGAGHTALTFAPRVARVIASDLTPQMLAAARKLADERGITNIVFRDADAHQLPFTNDTFDLVMNRLALHHYTDARKAISEMARVCKRGGIVALVDNIVPPDKISAGAINHFEKL; via the coding sequence TTGGACGATCTTAATAAGCTGATTCGACAACAGTTCGGCGCGCACGCGAACGACTATGTCACAAGCCAGGTCCATGCGCAAGGTCAAAGTCTCCAACGCTTACTTGAACTCACCCAGCCACAACGCAATTGGCTTGTGCTCGATGTTTCGACCGGCGCGGGACATACCGCGCTGACGTTCGCGCCGCGCGTCGCGCGCGTCATCGCGAGCGACCTGACGCCGCAGATGCTCGCTGCAGCGCGCAAACTCGCGGACGAACGCGGCATCACCAACATTGTCTTTCGCGATGCAGACGCTCACCAATTGCCATTTACCAATGACACTTTTGATTTGGTGATGAATCGGCTTGCGTTGCATCATTACACCGATGCGCGCAAAGCGATTTCAGAAATGGCGCGCGTATGCAAGCGCGGCGGCATCGTCGCGCTCGTAGACAACATCGTGCCGCCGGACAAGATCAGCGCTGGCGCGATCAATCATTTCGAGAAGTTGTAA
- a CDS encoding MBL fold metallo-hydrolase, whose protein sequence is MLANRMAWFLVVLILVTTLAACAAPPTPTPTPAPTASPIPPTPVPTSTRVPPSATPVPPTATTVPPTATRVSPTATSVPPTPTTAKETTASVTWLGHATFVLKMSTGLTVLADPMNDSVGYPLTPVAGVDLVTTTHEHSDHNNVALATGSPQIVRGLAGNDWAKIDQTIKGVRVRTVQTYHDDTQGSQRGKNAIFIFEMDGLKLAHLGDLGHTLNADQVKAIGAIDVVMIPVGGFFTIDGIGAAEVVTQLNPKIVIPMHYKTPALGASLAGRLTDLGAFTSALGNTTQVTQTAQTITISSSKLPATRAVMVLNYK, encoded by the coding sequence ATGCTTGCGAATCGAATGGCTTGGTTTCTTGTAGTACTGATCCTGGTCACTACACTCGCGGCGTGTGCCGCGCCACCAACACCGACGCCAACTCCTGCGCCAACGGCATCCCCAATTCCTCCGACGCCTGTGCCGACGTCAACGCGCGTCCCACCTAGCGCCACGCCGGTCCCACCCACTGCGACGACAGTGCCGCCAACCGCAACCCGCGTATCTCCGACCGCGACATCGGTACCACCAACTCCGACGACAGCGAAAGAGACCACGGCAAGTGTGACCTGGCTGGGTCATGCGACGTTCGTTTTGAAAATGAGTACGGGGCTGACCGTGTTAGCCGACCCAATGAACGATAGCGTGGGCTATCCACTGACGCCGGTCGCTGGAGTAGACCTCGTCACCACAACCCACGAACACAGCGATCACAACAATGTCGCCCTTGCAACCGGTAGCCCACAGATAGTCCGCGGTCTCGCCGGCAACGATTGGGCGAAAATTGATCAGACGATCAAAGGGGTGCGTGTTCGTACCGTCCAGACGTATCACGATGACACCCAAGGATCTCAGCGCGGCAAGAACGCGATTTTCATTTTCGAAATGGACGGGCTGAAACTGGCGCACTTGGGTGACCTCGGTCACACGCTGAACGCCGACCAAGTCAAAGCCATCGGCGCAATAGATGTCGTGATGATTCCGGTTGGCGGATTCTTTACGATTGACGGCATAGGCGCGGCAGAAGTTGTCACGCAGCTGAACCCCAAAATCGTCATTCCGATGCACTATAAAACTCCAGCGCTAGGCGCATCGCTGGCGGGACGCTTGACTGACCTGGGCGCATTTACCAGTGCGTTGGGCAATACGACGCAAGTCACCCAGACCGCGCAGACCATTACGATCTCGTCGAGCAAACTGCCGGCAACTCGCGCCGTGATGGTGCTGAATTACAAATAG
- a CDS encoding cation transporter has translation MSEHTHQHDLGHQEHADASHDHAHHHKHDNGAHVHEPRAGIVGLLLDAVAHLFGLHQHDHTRAFDSVLESSARGIWALQVSLLALLATAIFQVVIVAMSGSVALLADTIHNFSDALTAIPLWIAFALNRRAPNRRYTYGYGRAEDLAGVVIVLMIFGSALVVFYESIQKILHPQPLANLGWVALAAVIGFLGNEAVAVFRLRVGREIGSAALIADGLHARVDGITSLGVLFGVIGVWLGLPWADPVMGFIIGFAILIIVRDAAREMWRRLMDATDPEIVHRIEHTTSHVEGVQHIHAVRARWVGHRLHTEIHIEVDCDLTVAQSHAIAEEVRHALFHELPALNNAIVHLDPCEHDNHDHHAITAHHSSN, from the coding sequence ATGTCTGAACATACTCATCAACACGATCTCGGTCATCAAGAACATGCGGACGCATCGCACGACCATGCTCATCACCACAAGCATGATAACGGGGCGCACGTGCATGAACCGCGCGCGGGCATCGTCGGATTGCTGCTTGATGCAGTCGCGCATCTGTTTGGATTGCATCAGCATGATCATACGCGCGCGTTTGACAGCGTTTTGGAATCGAGCGCGCGCGGTATTTGGGCGCTTCAAGTATCGCTGCTCGCGCTACTGGCAACCGCGATCTTCCAGGTGGTCATCGTCGCGATGAGCGGTAGCGTCGCATTGCTCGCGGACACGATTCACAACTTTTCCGACGCGCTCACCGCCATTCCACTCTGGATCGCGTTCGCGCTCAATCGCCGCGCGCCGAATCGGCGGTACACTTACGGCTATGGGCGAGCGGAAGACCTCGCCGGCGTAGTGATCGTGTTGATGATCTTTGGCAGTGCGCTCGTCGTATTCTACGAATCCATTCAAAAGATTCTGCATCCGCAACCACTCGCGAATCTGGGCTGGGTCGCGTTGGCGGCGGTGATAGGTTTCTTAGGCAATGAAGCGGTCGCGGTGTTCCGTCTGCGCGTGGGACGTGAGATTGGATCAGCGGCGCTGATTGCGGATGGCTTGCACGCGCGCGTGGATGGCATCACGTCACTCGGCGTTCTCTTTGGCGTAATCGGTGTGTGGCTGGGATTGCCGTGGGCTGACCCCGTGATGGGATTCATTATCGGCTTTGCGATCCTAATCATTGTGCGTGACGCGGCGCGCGAAATGTGGCGTCGTTTGATGGATGCGACCGATCCAGAAATCGTGCATCGCATCGAACATACTACATCACACGTCGAAGGCGTGCAGCACATTCACGCCGTACGCGCTCGCTGGGTCGGTCATCGTTTGCATACGGAAATCCACATCGAGGTGGACTGTGACCTCACCGTCGCGCAGAGCCACGCCATCGCGGAAGAGGTGCGCCATGCCTTGTTCCACGAATTGCCGGCGTTGAATAACGCTATCGTCCATCTCGATCCGTGCGAACACGACAACCACGATCATCATGCCATCACCGCACACCATTCGAGCAACTGA
- a CDS encoding ABC transporter permease has product MIWTSLKRNPLGLVGLALLIAMLVMALGAHWIAPYDPSKLTGTPFDPPSAAHWLGTNDIGQDILSELIYGARVSLLIGILAATIAMAIGTSVGLLAGYYHGALGILLMRLVDVVLVIPFVPLMVLLAAYLGQNLWNLIIVIGLLIWARPARVIRSQVLSLAERDYVTAARAAGARDGYILVKHILPGVLSLALAQFVLATSSSILIEASLSFLGLGDPTQKSWGAVLFYAQARNAFLSGAWVWWVIPPGLMITASVLGFTLLGFALEEALNPRLKARAATRSWNKQPTSKEKHAANKHARDDNKGLANV; this is encoded by the coding sequence ATGATCTGGACATCGCTCAAGCGCAATCCGCTCGGCTTGGTGGGTCTCGCGCTGCTGATCGCGATGCTCGTGATGGCGCTCGGCGCGCACTGGATCGCGCCGTACGATCCGAGCAAACTAACCGGCACGCCGTTCGATCCACCCAGCGCGGCGCACTGGCTGGGCACGAACGACATCGGGCAAGATATTTTGAGCGAACTGATTTACGGCGCGCGCGTCTCGTTGTTGATCGGGATTTTGGCGGCGACCATCGCGATGGCGATTGGCACGAGCGTCGGACTGCTGGCGGGATACTATCATGGCGCGCTGGGGATATTGTTGATGCGCCTCGTGGATGTCGTCCTCGTGATTCCCTTCGTACCGCTGATGGTTCTGCTCGCGGCGTACCTGGGACAAAATTTGTGGAACTTGATTATTGTAATCGGACTATTGATTTGGGCGCGTCCCGCGCGCGTGATTCGCTCCCAGGTTCTATCGCTCGCCGAGCGCGACTATGTGACGGCGGCGCGCGCCGCCGGGGCGCGCGATGGCTACATTCTAGTCAAGCACATTCTGCCCGGCGTGCTTTCGCTCGCGCTGGCGCAATTCGTGCTCGCGACGAGCAGTTCGATTTTGATCGAAGCATCGTTGTCGTTCCTCGGCTTGGGCGATCCAACGCAAAAGAGTTGGGGCGCGGTGTTGTTCTACGCCCAAGCGCGTAACGCGTTTCTGAGCGGCGCATGGGTCTGGTGGGTGATTCCGCCGGGCTTGATGATTACCGCCTCCGTCCTGGGTTTCACGCTTCTGGGTTTCGCGCTGGAAGAAGCGCTCAACCCGCGGCTCAAAGCGCGCGCGGCAACTAGATCGTGGAACAAACAACCCACATCAAAAGAAAAACACGCGGCGAATAAACACGCGCGCGATGACAACAAAGGTTTAGCAAATGTCTGA